The nucleotide sequence CCATGGATGGAATACATAATGGAATACTTAAAACTATTAACAAAGTTAGCAAAAACTGAAAAATCATATCAGTATGATGAAATAATTAAATTACTTAAGCATCCTGTTGAATTTGAGGAAATTCCTTTGATTACTAGAACTGGAAGAGAAAAACCATTTTTGAAAATGCTATCCCCAAAACAGTTGAATTTGTTCTTTTTAAATACTGCAATATTTTACATTAATAATATAAATTTAATGGCAAAAGATATTTTGATAGATAACGATTTATCAATATGTATAACATACCCGGATATAAGTTCTGAATTACATAATCTATATAGTTTTTATATACCTAACATCTGTATTTATAGATCGAAATATGAAAATACATTTAAAAATTATCCAGTCTTAAATTTAGAAAATTTCTCATGGTTACATGAAAATTCATCTGATTTTAATCATAAAGACATTTTTAACATTGTTTACTCTAAATTTGATGACGGTTTTGGCCATGAAATTTTTAGGATATTTTTATTAAAAAAGGAGGATATTTAAAACAAGCGTAAATAGAATTAGCCTCCTCCTAACGCATACATTAAGGTTTTATGAACCCCTAAACCCTCACTCACCCAGCTTTCAGACGACCCATCCCCAACAGGAGAAAACCACCAACAAACCCACTACTTCCACTACGACCAAATCGGGTTGCCGCGCACCAACCCTTCCGATTGCAAAATATCCTTGTCCACACTTACATGTAGCTACTGCCAAAATGGATAGAATTCTTATTCAAAAAAGAAATAATGGGAATGGTGCATTTTCTTGGAACTCCTACAAAGATAATGTAACCGTACAACATAGGAAATAGTATCATGACAACTTTAGAAGATAAAATCTTTACTTTAAAACAGAATAATTTAATAAAAAAAATGAAAGAAATTCATTTTTTAAATCATTTAATTTCAGATTCTGAAAAAATTATTCCATATCCACTCTCATGTGAAATAATAAATCGTACTTTTACCCCCTATAGAAATATAGAATTATCAAAAGAAACTTTTAGTTTATCGATAAAAAATGAAATATTAAATTTTTTTGCACCAGAGGAAAATGATATTATATATGTATACTTTTATGGTGGAATAAATGATTCAGCTAAAACACCAATAGAATTATTCCCTTTATTTATTATTAAAAGAAAGAGTATTAGCAATTGGCTAGAATTAATAAACAAACCTAATTTTTATTGTTTAAAAATATTTTGTAATAAAATAGATAAAGTTATAGATATATCTCTACTCGACAATGGGGAAGATGTGTTATCTATTTCTATTGGAGTGAACGCTTAACTTTAAAAATAAATAAACTATTCCAGCAGAAGCAGGCTTTGTATAACTTAAAGGTGGTTAGCATGAAAGAATTATTAGAAAAACTTGAAAATAATCGTTTTATTTATAAGGTCAGAATGGATCTTGAATTCGATGTAAAGGACTATCAAGAATTATTAAAAATTTTAAATGAAATAAAGCATTATACTCATAATCATAATCTAATTGAAAAAAGACTAGCATCTCTTTTATATGAAATACCGAAATTAACACATATTTGGTATCTCAATTTAAAAGACGATCCAAATAAAAATACATCTTCTATTGTTAATCAACTTGAAGATGCATGGATAGAGTTAGATTCAATAATTGGAGAAGAAATTCTTGGTCAAGGACAATAAATTCCTTCTAACAAACACAGATTGTGGCCAAACATAACAAACAGTACTCATAGGTTAGGTCGTGTTCCACCAAATATCAAGAGTATCTGAAATCAATTTTCAGACGACCTCGAAGAGGAAACCGGATTCGTTTGGGACGGCAGATATACCTATATCTACACCGTTCCCGACAGCTACGACCCCTTGGCGCAAGTCCACGACTGGACAACTGAA is from Neisseria sicca and encodes:
- a CDS encoding Imm15 family immunity protein; this encodes MEYLKLLTKLAKTEKSYQYDEIIKLLKHPVEFEEIPLITRTGREKPFLKMLSPKQLNLFFLNTAIFYINNINLMAKDILIDNDLSICITYPDISSELHNLYSFYIPNICIYRSKYENTFKNYPVLNLENFSWLHENSSDFNHKDIFNIVYSKFDDGFGHEIFRIFLLKKEDI